The Cryptosporangium aurantiacum genome has a window encoding:
- a CDS encoding acyl-CoA synthetase: MRNAGLGSWPERRRRISPDRDALWFEGVTTSHREFSDRVRRVAGALAGLGVRPGDRVAWLGLNHPAALETLYACGQLGAVWVPVNARFTASEAAYVIGHSGASVVVHGRDHGTVADELRSTTSVRTWVTAEPPLAGGEGSLPYEELLTDPEPRDARVTLEDPCLIMYTSGTTGRPKGAVLTHGNMTWACMSQILGFDFAQDERTLAVAPLFHIGGLNGTVNPTLLRGGCAVIVRSFDAAGLLALIEEQRINSFFGVPTMLDALSREPGFRARDLSTLRTVAAAGAPLPAETLRTWLDRGITVQQAYGMTESAPAGTVLDAGDAVAKVGSAGRPQFFTDVRVVRPDGTEAAPGEIGEVVLQGPNIMAGYWNEPDRTAEVLVDGWYHSGDAGSVDSDGFLYIRDRYKDMYISGGENVYPAEVESALRDLPDVEEAAVIGVPDERWGEVGVAFVVVAPGSAADEDTVRAALRARLAGFKVPRRIRFVDALPKTATGKIRKPDLRKDVSV; this comes from the coding sequence GTGCGTAACGCCGGGCTCGGCTCCTGGCCGGAGCGCCGCCGCCGCATCTCCCCCGACCGGGACGCGCTCTGGTTCGAGGGCGTCACGACGTCGCACCGGGAGTTCTCCGACCGGGTGCGGCGGGTCGCCGGTGCGCTCGCCGGCCTCGGCGTCCGCCCGGGCGACCGGGTCGCGTGGCTGGGACTCAACCACCCCGCCGCGCTGGAGACGCTGTACGCCTGCGGGCAGCTCGGGGCGGTGTGGGTGCCGGTCAACGCCCGGTTCACGGCGTCCGAGGCGGCGTACGTCATCGGACATTCCGGCGCGTCGGTCGTCGTCCACGGCCGGGATCACGGGACCGTCGCCGACGAGCTCCGGTCCACGACCTCGGTCCGTACGTGGGTAACCGCGGAACCACCGCTCGCCGGAGGCGAGGGCTCGCTGCCGTACGAGGAGTTACTCACCGACCCCGAGCCCCGCGACGCGCGGGTCACGCTCGAGGACCCGTGCCTGATCATGTACACGTCCGGCACCACCGGACGCCCGAAGGGCGCGGTGCTCACCCACGGCAACATGACGTGGGCGTGCATGAGCCAGATCCTCGGCTTCGACTTCGCCCAGGACGAGCGGACGCTCGCGGTGGCGCCGCTGTTCCACATCGGCGGGCTCAACGGCACCGTGAACCCGACGCTGCTGCGTGGCGGGTGCGCGGTGATCGTTCGGTCGTTCGACGCGGCGGGCCTGCTCGCGCTGATCGAGGAGCAGCGGATCAACAGCTTCTTCGGCGTCCCGACGATGCTCGACGCGCTGAGCCGCGAACCGGGCTTCCGCGCACGCGATCTCTCGACGCTGCGGACCGTGGCCGCCGCCGGTGCGCCGCTTCCGGCCGAGACGCTGCGCACCTGGCTCGACCGGGGCATCACCGTGCAGCAGGCGTACGGCATGACCGAGTCGGCACCGGCCGGCACCGTCCTCGACGCGGGCGACGCGGTGGCGAAGGTCGGCTCCGCCGGGCGTCCGCAGTTCTTCACCGACGTCCGCGTGGTGCGGCCGGACGGAACCGAGGCCGCGCCGGGTGAGATCGGCGAGGTCGTGCTCCAGGGCCCGAACATCATGGCCGGCTACTGGAACGAGCCGGACCGCACCGCCGAGGTCCTCGTCGACGGCTGGTACCACTCCGGCGACGCGGGCAGCGTGGACTCCGACGGCTTCCTCTACATCCGCGACCGGTACAAGGACATGTACATTTCCGGCGGCGAGAACGTGTACCCGGCCGAGGTCGAGTCCGCGCTCCGTGACCTGCCGGACGTCGAGGAGGCAGCCGTGATCGGTGTGCCCGACGAGCGGTGGGGCGAGGTGGGCGTCGCGTTCGTCGTCGTCGCCCCGGGCTCGGCGGCCGACGAGGACACGGTGCGGGCCGCGCTCCGGGCCCGGCTCGCCGGGTTCAAGGTGCCCCGCCGAATCCGGTTCGTGGACGCGCTGCCCAAGACCGCCACCGGCAAGATCCGTAAGCCCGACCTCCGGAAGGATGTTTCCGTATGA
- the fxlM gene encoding methyltransferase, FxLD system — protein sequence MAPADEPGSDTRRRALVAAIDEWRAEVGAPIDARVRAAMLTVPREAFVPGLPLADVYDEQAALVTKRDTRGVPVSSVSAPSIVAMMLTQLDVRPGQRVLEIGSGGYNAALLREIVGPTGRVTTVDVDADVVARARRCLAAVGRTDVAVVHADGEFGVPDSAPYDRIVVTVEAADIPPAWVEQLVEGGRLVVPLRMCGLTRSVVFHRVGRTLVSSGYELCGFVRMRGAGERRERRVPLREDEVYLVLDDGQDADARALRSALGQARIEVPTGVVIGPKEPYVEHLDLWLATTLSGFCLLVPTEGAVERGLVNPAWGGGGAAALTRGGTFAYRSWRRRGDQAELGVTAHGPEAMALAAEFADAHRAWAQDRQLASPARITVYPAGTPDADLPAGYVLDRPHTRTVVSWP from the coding sequence ATGGCGCCCGCCGACGAGCCCGGCTCGGACACGCGACGGCGCGCGCTCGTCGCCGCGATCGACGAGTGGCGGGCCGAGGTGGGCGCTCCGATCGACGCGCGCGTGCGCGCGGCGATGCTCACGGTGCCGCGCGAGGCGTTCGTGCCGGGCCTCCCGCTGGCCGACGTCTACGACGAGCAGGCCGCGCTCGTCACCAAGCGGGACACCCGCGGCGTGCCGGTCAGCTCGGTGTCGGCGCCGTCGATCGTCGCGATGATGCTCACCCAGCTCGACGTCCGGCCGGGGCAGCGCGTCCTGGAGATCGGCAGCGGCGGTTACAACGCCGCGCTGCTCCGGGAGATCGTCGGCCCGACCGGCCGGGTCACCACCGTCGACGTCGACGCGGACGTGGTCGCGCGGGCCCGCCGTTGCCTGGCCGCGGTCGGCCGCACCGACGTCGCGGTCGTGCACGCCGACGGCGAGTTCGGCGTCCCGGACTCCGCGCCGTACGACCGGATCGTGGTGACCGTCGAGGCCGCGGACATACCGCCCGCCTGGGTCGAACAGCTCGTCGAGGGCGGGCGCCTGGTGGTCCCGCTGCGGATGTGCGGGCTGACCCGCTCGGTCGTTTTTCACCGCGTCGGTCGGACGCTCGTCAGCAGCGGATACGAGCTGTGCGGCTTTGTCCGGATGCGCGGCGCCGGGGAGCGGCGGGAGCGTCGGGTACCGCTGCGCGAGGACGAGGTCTACCTGGTGCTGGACGACGGCCAGGACGCCGACGCGCGCGCCCTCCGCAGCGCGCTCGGCCAGGCCCGGATCGAGGTGCCGACCGGGGTGGTCATCGGCCCGAAGGAGCCCTACGTCGAGCACCTCGACCTCTGGCTGGCGACGACGCTGTCCGGCTTCTGCCTGCTCGTGCCGACCGAGGGCGCGGTGGAGCGCGGGCTGGTCAACCCGGCCTGGGGCGGCGGTGGCGCGGCGGCGCTCACGCGCGGCGGGACGTTCGCCTACCGGTCGTGGAGGCGGCGCGGCGACCAGGCGGAACTCGGCGTGACCGCTCACGGCCCGGAAGCGATGGCGCTCGCCGCGGAGTTCGCGGACGCCCACCGGGCGTGGGCGCAGGACCGGCAGCTCGCGTCACCGGCCCGGATCACCGTGTATCCCGCCGGCACGCCGGACGCCGACCTCCCGGCCGGGTACGTGCTCGACCGGCCGCACACGCGCACGGTCGTCAGCTGGCCCTGA
- a CDS encoding aromatic ring-hydroxylating dioxygenase subunit alpha, translating to MTSIVRNQWYVAAYGREIGRDLFSRTICGESILFWRTEAGAVTAMSDRCVHRRFPLSEKPSHLVGDTVVCGYHGFTYGADGVCVAVPGQTRVPRTARLRSYPVVEQDSFVWVFIGDPALAPSARIPRAPWLAQEGWTTVSGMEPLAARASLLIDNLLDLSHETYLHGGYIGTPEVAETPITTEVDEDAGIISVSRHMADAACPPFYAKSTGITGRITRWQDIEYLPPCLYTLHSRIAPVGVLPNADGTDPDAFHVEVVYAITPETEHSTHDFWAVARDFALDDQGVSDFLAENNRTVVLQDVTALDVLERVIADEADGYQELSINIDTGGLAARRMMAKLAAAGSAAGLPTPATR from the coding sequence ATGACGTCGATCGTGCGTAATCAGTGGTACGTGGCCGCCTATGGCCGGGAGATCGGGCGGGACCTGTTCTCGCGGACGATCTGTGGCGAGTCGATCCTGTTCTGGCGGACCGAAGCCGGTGCGGTGACCGCGATGTCGGATCGGTGCGTACACCGCCGCTTCCCCCTCTCGGAGAAGCCGAGCCACCTGGTCGGCGACACGGTCGTCTGCGGGTATCACGGCTTCACGTACGGCGCGGACGGGGTGTGCGTGGCCGTGCCGGGCCAGACCCGGGTGCCGCGGACCGCGCGGCTGCGGTCGTACCCGGTCGTGGAGCAGGACTCGTTCGTCTGGGTGTTCATCGGGGACCCCGCGCTCGCTCCCTCGGCGCGGATCCCCCGGGCGCCGTGGCTCGCCCAGGAGGGCTGGACCACCGTGTCCGGCATGGAGCCGCTCGCGGCCAGGGCGAGCCTGCTCATCGACAACCTGCTCGACCTCTCCCACGAGACGTATCTGCACGGCGGGTACATCGGGACGCCCGAGGTCGCGGAGACGCCGATCACGACCGAGGTCGACGAGGACGCCGGGATCATCTCGGTGTCGCGGCACATGGCCGACGCCGCGTGCCCGCCGTTCTACGCGAAGTCCACCGGGATCACCGGGCGGATCACGCGGTGGCAGGACATCGAGTACCTGCCGCCCTGCCTCTACACGCTGCACTCGCGGATCGCTCCGGTCGGCGTGCTGCCGAACGCCGACGGCACCGACCCGGACGCGTTCCACGTCGAGGTCGTCTACGCGATCACGCCGGAGACCGAGCACTCGACGCACGACTTCTGGGCGGTGGCGCGGGACTTCGCGCTGGACGACCAGGGCGTGTCGGACTTCCTCGCCGAGAACAACCGCACGGTCGTGCTGCAGGACGTCACGGCGCTCGACGTTCTGGAGCGGGTCATCGCCGACGAGGCCGACGGGTACCAGGAGCTGTCGATCAACATCGACACCGGCGGTCTGGCGGCGCGGCGGATGATGGCGAAACTCGCCGCGGCGGGGTCGGCAGCCGGTCTTCCGACGCCCGCGACCCGATGA
- a CDS encoding PDR/VanB family oxidoreductase — protein MPAAAHALLPSSTGLSALRVAAKTPLADGVCGLTLVAPDGGRLPDWTPGAHLDVLLPGDVTRQYSLCGDRWNPTSYRVAVLRELAGRGGSAYVHDTLSIGDLVGVGGPRNNFPLVPAAHYVFVAGGIGITPILPMIQHAELLGTPWTLLYGGRTRSSMAFLPELAAYGDRVRIRPQDEYGLLDLASTLESMPAGAKVYCCGPGPLLDAIEASCSTLAPGTLRTERFVPKEQGPPVRSTPFAVELERSGVTVTVAPGTSVLEAMAAAGVPVLSSCRQGTCGTCETAVLDGVPDHRDSLLTDAERAAGRSMFVCVSRSCGDRLVLDA, from the coding sequence ATGCCCGCTGCTGCGCATGCTCTTCTTCCGTCCTCCACCGGACTGTCGGCCCTGCGCGTCGCCGCCAAGACTCCGCTGGCCGACGGGGTCTGCGGATTGACGCTCGTCGCCCCGGACGGTGGCCGGCTCCCGGATTGGACGCCCGGCGCCCACCTCGACGTTCTCTTGCCCGGTGACGTCACAAGGCAGTACTCGCTGTGTGGAGATCGCTGGAACCCGACGTCGTACCGGGTCGCGGTCTTACGCGAGCTCGCCGGGCGGGGTGGCTCCGCGTACGTCCACGACACGCTGTCGATCGGCGACCTGGTGGGCGTCGGCGGGCCGCGGAACAACTTCCCGCTGGTCCCGGCCGCGCACTACGTGTTCGTGGCCGGCGGGATCGGGATCACGCCGATCCTGCCGATGATCCAGCACGCCGAGCTGCTCGGGACGCCGTGGACGCTGCTCTACGGCGGCCGCACCCGCTCGTCGATGGCGTTCCTGCCGGAGCTGGCCGCGTACGGCGACCGGGTGCGGATCCGGCCGCAGGACGAGTACGGGCTGCTGGACCTCGCGTCGACGCTGGAGTCGATGCCCGCGGGCGCGAAGGTGTACTGCTGCGGGCCCGGCCCGCTGCTGGACGCGATCGAAGCGTCGTGTTCGACGCTGGCGCCGGGCACGCTGCGGACCGAGCGGTTCGTGCCGAAGGAGCAGGGCCCGCCGGTGCGCAGCACGCCGTTCGCGGTCGAGCTGGAGCGCAGCGGCGTGACGGTGACCGTCGCCCCCGGCACCAGCGTGCTGGAGGCGATGGCCGCCGCCGGGGTGCCCGTGCTCTCGTCCTGCCGCCAGGGCACCTGCGGGACCTGCGAGACGGCGGTGCTCGACGGCGTGCCCGACCACCGCGACTCGCTGCTCACCGACGCCGAACGCGCGGCCGGTCGCAGCATGTTCGTCTGCGTGTCCCGCTCCTGCGGCGACCGCCTCGTCCTCGACGCCTGA
- a CDS encoding MarR family winged helix-turn-helix transcriptional regulator — MPFVDNIGFLMSRASGQLVRATNAALADEGLRVRQYSVLALVCESAQGESQRDLAEVLGLDPSQVVALVDDLDRAGLVERRPSPADRRTKLVVPTDRGRAVRERAAERADARLTDALGALTAAEQETLRALLARVVDLDVTPRVSP, encoded by the coding sequence ATGCCGTTCGTCGACAACATCGGCTTTCTGATGTCCCGGGCGAGCGGTCAGCTGGTGCGCGCCACGAACGCCGCGCTGGCCGACGAGGGGCTCCGGGTGCGGCAGTACTCGGTGCTGGCCCTGGTCTGCGAGTCCGCGCAGGGCGAATCGCAGCGTGACCTCGCCGAAGTGCTGGGGCTCGACCCGAGCCAGGTCGTCGCGCTCGTCGACGACCTGGACCGGGCCGGGCTGGTCGAACGTCGTCCGTCACCGGCCGACCGGCGGACGAAGCTCGTCGTGCCGACCGACCGGGGCCGGGCCGTCCGCGAGCGGGCCGCCGAGCGCGCCGACGCCCGGCTCACCGACGCGCTCGGCGCGCTGACCGCGGCCGAGCAGGAGACGCTGCGCGCGCTGCTGGCCCGGGTGGTGGACCTGGACGTCACCCCTCGGGTATCTCCCTAA
- a CDS encoding MaoC family dehydratase, giving the protein MTTTTTVAELPGLKGTQLGVSDWFEVTQQRVNLFADATDDHQWIHVDPERAAAESPFGGPIGHGYLTLSLLIPMWSQVLTVTDATMGVNYGLNKVRFPAPVPVGSKIRLTATLKDVEEVAGGYQLTIAAVIEAEGAPKPVCIAEPIFRTYGPR; this is encoded by the coding sequence ATGACGACTACGACGACGGTCGCCGAGCTGCCCGGCCTGAAGGGCACCCAGCTCGGGGTCAGCGACTGGTTCGAGGTCACCCAGCAGCGGGTGAACCTGTTCGCCGACGCCACCGACGACCACCAGTGGATCCACGTGGACCCGGAGCGGGCCGCGGCGGAGAGCCCGTTCGGCGGCCCGATCGGCCACGGCTACCTGACGCTGTCGCTGCTGATCCCGATGTGGTCGCAGGTCCTGACCGTGACCGACGCGACGATGGGCGTGAACTACGGCCTGAACAAGGTGCGGTTCCCGGCGCCGGTGCCGGTGGGCTCGAAGATCCGCCTCACCGCGACGCTGAAGGACGTCGAGGAGGTCGCCGGGGGTTACCAGCTCACGATCGCGGCCGTGATCGAGGCCGAGGGCGCCCCCAAGCCGGTGTGCATCGCGGAGCCGATCTTCCGCACGTACGGCCCCCGCTGA
- a CDS encoding IclR family transcriptional regulator, with protein MARSPSGDSMVDRVVRVLEAFDPDTPVLTVSALAARAGLPLSTTSRLVDQLVGHGLLGRDSARRVRIGVRMWELASRASPTLGLRSAAMPFLEDLHAVVGHHVQLGVLEQREVLFVERLSAPGAVINLTQIAGRLPLHASSGGLILLAHAPSDLQEAVLAGPLRGYTDRTITDARTLRRTLAQVRTQGFVHCPGHIHPDAAGVAVPVRDRSDAVVAALAVVVPNDDRALGTVPLLRAMARGIQASIGPIEWN; from the coding sequence GTGGCGCGTTCCCCGTCCGGTGACTCGATGGTCGACCGGGTGGTCCGGGTGCTGGAGGCGTTCGACCCGGACACCCCGGTCCTGACCGTCTCCGCTCTCGCGGCGCGCGCCGGGCTACCGCTGTCCACCACGTCCCGGCTGGTCGACCAGCTCGTCGGCCACGGCCTGCTGGGACGCGACAGCGCGCGCCGGGTGCGGATCGGCGTACGGATGTGGGAGCTGGCGTCCCGCGCGTCGCCAACGCTCGGCCTGCGCAGTGCCGCGATGCCGTTCCTGGAGGACCTGCACGCGGTCGTCGGGCACCACGTCCAGCTCGGCGTGCTGGAGCAGCGCGAGGTCCTGTTCGTCGAGCGGCTGTCGGCGCCGGGCGCGGTCATCAACCTCACCCAGATCGCCGGGAGGCTGCCGCTGCACGCGTCGTCGGGCGGGCTGATCCTGCTCGCGCACGCCCCATCCGATCTGCAGGAGGCGGTGCTCGCCGGCCCGCTCCGCGGGTACACCGACCGGACGATCACCGACGCCAGGACGCTGCGCCGCACGCTGGCGCAGGTGCGCACGCAGGGGTTCGTGCACTGTCCCGGCCACATCCACCCGGACGCGGCCGGGGTCGCGGTGCCGGTGCGCGACCGGTCCGACGCGGTCGTGGCCGCGCTGGCGGTCGTAGTGCCGAACGACGACCGGGCGCTGGGCACGGTGCCGCTGCTGCGGGCGATGGCCCGGGGCATCCAGGCGTCCATCGGACCCATTGAATGGAACTGA
- a CDS encoding ricin-type beta-trefoil lectin domain protein — protein MRKTLGAIFALLLLTTGIVAFTPQAASAAAARNPSLIINGYVEDGCLSANYSNSYIADCGSGSRFHLWRRVALPLGGFRLQNNGSGLCLAMNEGLDVFVTNCSSATLNPYQDWQAAANSGTWTNIRHRASGACMSANGMAKDTYGVRGGCNFDADGRKWLFS, from the coding sequence GTGAGGAAAACGCTCGGGGCGATTTTCGCCCTCCTCCTACTGACCACAGGGATCGTCGCGTTCACACCGCAGGCCGCATCGGCCGCGGCGGCGCGCAATCCCTCGCTGATCATCAACGGCTACGTCGAAGACGGCTGCCTGAGCGCCAACTACTCCAACTCCTACATCGCCGACTGCGGCAGCGGCTCCCGCTTCCACCTGTGGCGTCGGGTCGCCCTGCCGCTCGGCGGGTTCCGGCTGCAGAACAACGGGAGCGGGCTCTGTCTCGCGATGAACGAGGGGCTGGACGTCTTCGTGACGAACTGCTCGTCCGCCACCCTCAACCCCTACCAGGACTGGCAGGCCGCCGCGAACAGCGGGACCTGGACCAACATCCGCCACCGCGCAAGCGGCGCGTGCATGAGCGCCAACGGCATGGCCAAGGACACCTATGGCGTCCGGGGCGGTTGCAACTTCGACGCAGACGGACGGAAGTGGCTGTTCTCGTAA
- a CDS encoding SDR family oxidoreductase, with translation MDLTGKVAIVTGSGRGLGLAYAQRLATHGAAVVVNDVDEAVAKAAVDTITEAGGRAVAEVVPVGTSEAAQALVDRAVAEYGRLDILVNNAGILRDTTLWKMTDEQFDAVITTHLRGTFTATRAASIKLREQGEGGRIICIGSPTGQVGNFGQTNYAAAKAGIVGMVRTWAMELARAQITVNAVVPVAATAMTETVPFLKPYIDALRAGEPLPAFARQELGFGTPEDAAGLVAFLASDAAAGITGQAVGIGGDRLALWSHPSEIVVEFADGTGWSADAIADVWADTFAPSAQTVGQQLPEPPR, from the coding sequence ATGGACCTGACAGGCAAGGTAGCGATCGTCACCGGCAGCGGGCGTGGTCTGGGTCTGGCCTACGCCCAGCGGCTGGCCACGCACGGCGCGGCGGTGGTCGTCAACGACGTGGACGAGGCGGTGGCGAAGGCCGCCGTCGACACGATCACCGAGGCCGGCGGTCGGGCCGTGGCCGAGGTCGTGCCGGTCGGCACCAGCGAGGCCGCCCAGGCGCTCGTGGACCGGGCCGTCGCCGAGTACGGCCGCCTGGACATCCTGGTCAACAACGCCGGCATTCTGCGCGACACCACGCTGTGGAAGATGACCGACGAGCAGTTCGACGCGGTGATCACCACCCACCTGCGCGGAACGTTCACCGCCACCCGTGCCGCCTCGATCAAACTTCGCGAGCAGGGCGAGGGTGGCCGGATCATCTGCATCGGCTCCCCCACCGGCCAGGTCGGCAACTTCGGGCAGACGAACTACGCCGCGGCCAAGGCCGGCATCGTCGGCATGGTCCGCACCTGGGCGATGGAGCTGGCCAGGGCGCAGATCACGGTCAACGCCGTGGTGCCGGTCGCCGCGACCGCGATGACCGAGACCGTGCCGTTCCTCAAGCCGTACATCGACGCGCTGCGGGCCGGTGAGCCGCTGCCCGCGTTCGCCCGCCAGGAGCTGGGCTTCGGCACGCCGGAGGACGCCGCCGGGCTGGTCGCGTTCCTCGCCTCCGACGCCGCCGCGGGCATCACCGGTCAGGCGGTCGGCATCGGCGGTGACCGGCTCGCGCTCTGGAGCCACCCGTCCGAGATCGTCGTCGAGTTCGCCGACGGGACCGGCTGGTCGGCCGACGCGATCGCCGACGTCTGGGCCGACACGTTCGCTCCGTCGGCGCAGACCGTGGGCCAGCAGCTGCCGGAGCCGCCCCGATGA
- a CDS encoding SDR family NAD(P)-dependent oxidoreductase — translation MTDLTGLTAVVTGGNSGIGRAMAVGMAKAGADVAIWARDEKRSAETVAEITGYGVRALAVGCDVTDEDAVAAAMEQTVTELGPLGCLVANAGVTDGAPITEMTLDRWHRVLRTNLDGAFLSTREAARRFVAQDSGGSIVVVSSTVSRYGGTGLAAYSASKTGLLGLGRTLAVELARYRVRCNILLPGWTRTPMTETLQADDRFMAATTARTPVRRWGIPEEFHEVAAFLADPALTFHTGNEVVVDGGYSVF, via the coding sequence GTGACCGACCTGACCGGGTTGACCGCCGTCGTCACCGGAGGGAACAGCGGCATCGGGCGGGCGATGGCCGTCGGTATGGCCAAGGCAGGCGCCGACGTGGCGATCTGGGCCCGCGACGAGAAGCGCAGCGCGGAAACGGTCGCGGAGATCACCGGCTACGGCGTCCGCGCGCTCGCGGTCGGCTGCGACGTCACCGACGAGGACGCGGTCGCCGCGGCGATGGAGCAGACCGTCACCGAGCTCGGGCCGCTCGGCTGCCTGGTCGCCAACGCGGGCGTCACCGACGGCGCACCGATCACCGAGATGACGCTGGACCGGTGGCACCGCGTGTTGCGCACCAACCTCGACGGGGCGTTCCTGAGTACCCGGGAGGCGGCGCGGCGGTTCGTCGCGCAGGACAGCGGCGGCTCGATCGTCGTCGTCTCCTCGACGGTGAGCCGCTACGGCGGTACCGGGCTCGCGGCCTACTCCGCCAGCAAGACCGGCCTGCTCGGTCTCGGCCGGACGCTCGCCGTCGAACTGGCCCGCTACCGGGTCCGGTGCAACATCCTGCTGCCCGGCTGGACCCGGACCCCGATGACCGAGACCCTCCAGGCCGACGACCGGTTCATGGCCGCGACGACGGCACGGACGCCGGTGCGGCGGTGGGGCATTCCGGAGGAGTTCCACGAGGTCGCGGCGTTCCTCGCGGATCCGGCGCTGACGTTCCACACCGGCAACGAGGTCGTCGTCGACGGCGGGTACTCGGTGTTCTGA
- a CDS encoding amidohydrolase family protein: MNIDDLVAIDVHVHVHADQHGHLALDDELSTAAAKYFKGDPYDPTVPEIADDYRKLRMAAVIFTVDAEAATGQPALSNEEIAGLAAQHPDVLIPFGSIDPARGKAGVRAARRLVEEHGVRGFKFHPSFQGFAPNDPRAYPLYEELEALQVPALFHTGQTGIGAGLPGGRGIKLRYSDPMLIDDVAADFPGLTIIMAHPSVPWQDAAISIATHKANVYIDLSGWSPKYFPPQLVHAANRQLKRQVLFGSDYPLLRPERWIRDFEKLEIADDVRPLIMKENAVRALGLGRA; this comes from the coding sequence ATGAACATCGACGACCTCGTCGCGATCGACGTCCACGTGCACGTGCACGCCGACCAGCACGGGCACCTCGCGCTGGACGACGAGCTGAGCACCGCCGCGGCCAAGTACTTCAAGGGCGACCCGTACGACCCGACGGTCCCCGAGATCGCCGACGACTACCGCAAGCTCCGCATGGCCGCGGTGATCTTCACCGTCGACGCCGAAGCCGCGACCGGCCAGCCCGCGCTGTCCAACGAGGAGATCGCCGGCCTGGCCGCGCAGCACCCCGACGTCCTCATCCCGTTCGGCTCGATCGACCCGGCGCGCGGGAAGGCCGGCGTCAGGGCCGCCCGCCGCCTCGTCGAAGAGCACGGCGTCCGCGGCTTCAAGTTCCACCCGAGCTTCCAGGGTTTCGCGCCCAACGACCCGCGCGCGTACCCGCTGTACGAGGAGCTGGAGGCCCTGCAGGTCCCGGCCCTCTTCCACACCGGCCAGACCGGGATCGGCGCGGGCCTGCCCGGCGGCCGCGGCATCAAGCTGCGCTACTCCGACCCGATGCTGATCGACGACGTCGCCGCGGACTTCCCCGGGCTGACGATCATCATGGCCCACCCGTCGGTGCCCTGGCAGGACGCGGCGATCTCGATCGCCACCCACAAGGCGAACGTCTACATCGACCTGTCCGGCTGGTCGCCGAAGTACTTCCCGCCGCAGCTGGTGCACGCCGCGAACCGCCAGCTCAAGCGCCAGGTCCTGTTCGGTTCCGACTATCCGCTGCTGCGGCCCGAGCGGTGGATCCGCGACTTCGAAAAACTCGAGATCGCCGACGACGTCCGGCCGCTGATCATGAAGGAGAACGCGGTTCGCGCTCTGGGCCTGGGCCGTGCGTAA
- a CDS encoding PDR/VanB family oxidoreductase codes for MHSTHDEVDLRLRIVRRSAVADGVVALDLQDPSGAALPVWSPGAHVDVALGPDLVRQYSLCGDPADRSTWRVAVLRETEGRGGSQYVHDKLAEGDVVDVRGPRNHFALEPAARYVFIAGGIGITPLLPMMAAATASGAEWELHYGGRTSASMAFRAELTAAHGPRVVFRPQDEHGLLDLDAILGPPRADTLVYCCGPEPLLRAVEERCASWPSGTLHVERFAPKEQGEPVRHESFEVELAQSGKTLTVPPDQSILDVADAAGVFVLFSCREGTCGTCETPVLDGAVDHRDSLLTAEERAANDTMFICVSRAACPKLVLDL; via the coding sequence GTGCACAGCACCCACGACGAGGTCGACCTTCGCCTCCGGATCGTCCGCCGTTCCGCCGTCGCCGACGGTGTGGTGGCGCTCGACCTGCAGGACCCGAGCGGCGCCGCGCTCCCGGTCTGGTCACCCGGCGCGCACGTCGACGTGGCCCTCGGCCCCGACCTGGTGCGGCAGTACTCGCTCTGCGGCGACCCCGCCGACCGTTCGACCTGGCGCGTCGCCGTGCTCCGCGAGACCGAGGGGCGCGGCGGCTCCCAGTACGTCCACGACAAGCTCGCCGAAGGTGACGTCGTCGACGTCCGCGGGCCGCGCAACCACTTCGCGCTGGAGCCCGCCGCGCGGTACGTGTTCATCGCGGGCGGCATCGGGATCACGCCGCTCCTGCCGATGATGGCGGCCGCGACGGCGTCCGGAGCGGAGTGGGAACTGCACTACGGCGGGCGCACCTCCGCGTCGATGGCCTTCCGCGCGGAGCTGACCGCGGCCCACGGGCCGCGGGTCGTCTTCCGTCCGCAGGACGAACACGGCCTGCTCGATCTGGACGCGATCCTCGGGCCGCCGCGCGCGGACACGCTCGTCTACTGCTGCGGGCCCGAACCGCTGCTGCGGGCCGTCGAGGAGCGGTGTGCGTCGTGGCCGTCCGGGACGCTGCACGTCGAGCGGTTCGCCCCGAAGGAGCAGGGCGAGCCGGTGCGGCACGAGTCGTTCGAGGTGGAGCTGGCGCAGAGCGGCAAGACGCTCACCGTGCCACCGGATCAGTCGATCCTGGACGTCGCCGACGCGGCCGGGGTGTTCGTGCTGTTCTCCTGCCGCGAGGGCACGTGCGGCACCTGCGAGACGCCGGTGCTCGACGGCGCGGTCGACCACCGCGACAGCCTGCTCACGGCGGAGGAACGCGCCGCGAACGACACGATGTTCATCTGCGTGTCCCGCGCCGCCTGCCCGAAACTCGTGCTGGATCTCTGA